A region of Acidithiobacillus ferridurans DNA encodes the following proteins:
- a CDS encoding DUF5623 domain-containing protein yields the protein MSSESIRPSTMDGIKRLAKSLKIERGIQHTQALDAAAQAAGFQNFRHAGNVLRAAPQTQRSRPGHSVFLTSYWKDRDGGETGRETLTTWLSVPWGDLITPLQLQNHRALADFHTEGPDHLAREHLQSSQSAARRAVCAAARALHFMDATKLRPSKSYSRAFPSGRSSNAVPGRDHYSIWYDRQTKRYLFADEPYESAVEGKEKERDTWAKEHGFTIVKPEWAGMYAPDVGSRLYLIADESKGISLQPIAAALDKLPSPIVEAAWDGESAPMMPFFVSPGAIVKAAATKDKPEMPRKSGGQRNSVGYVQTFVGPQRRPKGRMPIETHAQVGRLLKSVLEDTYYRKGVYNRVDAIRSELDEWTQREYNHAELPNEQFFDLYYNESGSMFSRALAEAERERHVQSLAQAKILLGEHYPDCPPLRSLLKKVDAAIKSLQDWN from the coding sequence ATGTCGAGTGAATCCATTCGGCCGTCCACAATGGACGGCATCAAACGCCTCGCGAAATCGCTCAAGATCGAGCGAGGAATCCAGCATACGCAGGCCTTGGACGCCGCCGCGCAGGCAGCGGGATTCCAGAACTTCCGTCATGCCGGCAATGTGCTGCGTGCTGCCCCCCAAACGCAGCGTTCCCGCCCCGGCCACAGTGTCTTCCTAACTTCCTACTGGAAGGATCGCGATGGTGGCGAGACCGGACGCGAGACGCTGACCACTTGGCTGTCCGTGCCGTGGGGTGATCTCATCACTCCGCTCCAGTTGCAGAACCATCGCGCACTGGCGGACTTCCATACCGAGGGGCCCGACCATCTGGCGCGAGAGCACCTGCAGAGTTCGCAGTCGGCAGCTCGGCGCGCGGTCTGCGCGGCCGCACGCGCCCTGCATTTCATGGATGCAACGAAGCTGCGTCCGTCCAAGAGTTACAGCCGCGCTTTCCCCAGCGGTCGGTCAAGCAACGCAGTTCCTGGCCGAGACCACTACAGCATCTGGTATGACCGCCAGACGAAGCGTTACCTCTTCGCGGACGAGCCCTATGAGAGCGCTGTTGAGGGCAAGGAGAAGGAGCGCGACACCTGGGCGAAGGAACATGGCTTCACTATCGTCAAGCCTGAGTGGGCGGGCATGTACGCTCCCGATGTCGGTTCCCGCCTCTACCTAATCGCGGATGAGTCGAAAGGCATTTCGCTGCAACCCATCGCGGCTGCTCTGGACAAGCTGCCTTCACCCATTGTCGAAGCCGCATGGGACGGGGAGTCCGCGCCAATGATGCCGTTCTTCGTGAGTCCTGGTGCCATCGTCAAGGCAGCCGCCACGAAGGACAAGCCAGAAATGCCACGTAAGTCAGGCGGACAACGCAATTCAGTTGGCTATGTGCAAACCTTCGTTGGTCCGCAGCGCCGTCCGAAGGGCCGGATGCCGATTGAAACGCATGCGCAAGTCGGTCGGCTGCTGAAGTCGGTGCTGGAGGACACTTACTACCGCAAGGGTGTCTACAACCGCGTCGATGCGATTCGCAGCGAACTCGATGAATGGACGCAACGTGAGTACAACCACGCCGAACTTCCAAACGAGCAGTTCTTCGATTTGTACTACAACGAGTCCGGCTCGATGTTTTCGCGGGCGCTGGCTGAAGCCGAACGCGAGCGCCATGTGCAGAGTCTGGCGCAAGCGAAGATACTCTTGGGCGAGCACTATCCCGACTGCCCGCCGCTGCGGTCACTGCTGAAGAAGGTGGATGCCGCGATCAAGTCGTTGCAGGACTGGAACTGA
- a CDS encoding helix-turn-helix domain-containing protein → MGIRKFDVEKVATAIEADAGDVLPDLRQALPEAKAGIGRVTTPERLLVRQAREKPGLTQAAFADCIETPVATLRDWEQGRFAPPGGVLCLLRLIIKHPELSQELNVA, encoded by the coding sequence ATGGGCATCAGGAAATTCGACGTTGAGAAGGTGGCAACGGCTATCGAGGCAGATGCCGGTGACGTTCTGCCCGACCTGCGTCAGGCGCTCCCAGAGGCGAAGGCAGGGATTGGGCGCGTCACCACGCCCGAGCGACTGCTTGTGCGTCAAGCGAGGGAGAAGCCTGGCCTGACGCAAGCCGCATTCGCCGATTGCATCGAAACCCCCGTGGCGACGCTGCGCGACTGGGAGCAGGGGAGATTTGCGCCGCCGGGTGGAGTGCTGTGCCTGCTTCGGCTTATCATCAAACATCCCGAATTGTCTCAGGAGTTGAACGTGGCATAA
- a CDS encoding APC family permease, which produces MASITLQNIKNRLRREGSLQGLILACVGASIGSGWLFGPLYTAQQAGPYAVGSWMIGAFAILLLALVFAELGPLVPRAGAVVHLAHVGNGPIIGHMWSWILFLSYATIAPIEVTAILTYANNYLPGLLQQHSDLLSVTGFAVALVLLAFFVAINFLVVHWVLKINNGATWWKISIPVLTVGVLLATSWHPGNFVVHTQNATADFHGMFVAVATSGVIFSLLGFRHAVDLAGESKNPKRDIPIAVIASVLIASGIYVALQIAFIGGIHPADLAAGGWRHLRFSGINGPFAALAAAVGAGWLAVLLYVDAFVSPGGTALIYTTTAARVTLATADTGAAPKWVAHINRHGVPWASLILLYAVGGLFFFPFPSWQKMVGYIASMTVLSYVIGPVALIQLRRAMPDLERPFRLWAAPVIAPLTFVVASWIVFWSGLDTLNFIFGTLFALLIFYAITGIWRKGRWSAMGWQYMWWIIPYFLGLWGISWLSPAVLGGTGVLGFFPGMAAVAVLSLLIFYVAIHQAVADSTMRAYMQHFRKREADAP; this is translated from the coding sequence ATGGCATCCATAACGCTCCAGAATATAAAAAACAGGCTGCGGCGAGAGGGTTCTCTGCAAGGCCTTATACTCGCCTGTGTGGGCGCTTCAATTGGCTCTGGATGGTTGTTTGGACCACTGTATACGGCTCAGCAAGCAGGCCCATACGCGGTCGGTTCATGGATGATCGGCGCCTTCGCCATTCTTTTGCTGGCATTGGTTTTTGCGGAACTTGGTCCGCTGGTTCCCCGGGCTGGAGCAGTGGTTCATCTGGCCCACGTGGGCAACGGCCCGATCATTGGCCATATGTGGAGCTGGATTCTCTTTCTCTCTTACGCCACCATCGCGCCTATTGAAGTTACGGCCATACTGACCTACGCCAATAATTACCTGCCGGGATTGCTGCAGCAGCATTCTGACCTGCTCAGCGTCACAGGTTTCGCCGTCGCGCTGGTGTTGCTGGCCTTCTTTGTTGCCATCAATTTTCTGGTGGTGCACTGGGTGTTGAAGATCAACAATGGCGCCACCTGGTGGAAAATTTCGATTCCTGTGCTGACGGTTGGCGTGTTGCTCGCCACATCGTGGCACCCCGGTAATTTCGTGGTGCATACCCAGAATGCCACGGCCGATTTTCACGGGATGTTCGTTGCCGTAGCCACCAGCGGTGTGATTTTCAGCCTGCTGGGCTTTCGTCATGCTGTCGACCTGGCTGGGGAAAGTAAAAACCCGAAACGGGATATACCGATCGCCGTTATCGCATCTGTCTTGATTGCATCGGGAATTTATGTCGCCTTACAGATAGCTTTTATCGGTGGGATACATCCTGCCGATTTGGCGGCAGGAGGCTGGCGACATCTACGTTTTTCTGGAATCAACGGTCCTTTTGCCGCCCTTGCTGCCGCGGTGGGAGCTGGCTGGCTGGCCGTGCTGCTGTACGTCGATGCGTTTGTATCACCGGGCGGGACCGCATTGATTTATACCACCACCGCAGCCCGGGTTACCCTCGCGACCGCCGATACCGGAGCAGCACCCAAGTGGGTGGCACACATCAATCGGCATGGGGTTCCCTGGGCCAGCCTGATTTTGCTGTACGCTGTCGGTGGGCTGTTCTTTTTTCCGTTTCCCTCCTGGCAGAAAATGGTGGGTTACATCGCTTCTATGACGGTACTGTCCTATGTCATCGGTCCTGTTGCGCTGATTCAGCTGCGTCGTGCAATGCCTGATCTGGAGCGCCCTTTTCGCTTGTGGGCAGCACCGGTCATCGCCCCGCTCACCTTCGTCGTAGCCAGCTGGATCGTATTCTGGTCGGGTCTGGATACCCTGAATTTTATTTTCGGCACCTTGTTTGCCCTGCTCATCTTTTATGCCATTACCGGCATCTGGCGGAAAGGCAGATGGTCCGCAATGGGGTGGCAGTATATGTGGTGGATTATTCCGTATTTTTTGGGTTTGTGGGGAATCAGTTGGCTGAGCCCGGCGGTTCTGGGCGGAACGGGGGTGCTTGGATTTTTTCCCGGCATGGCGGCAGTGGCCGTTTTGAGCCTGCTGATATTTTATGTGGCCATTCATCAGGCGGTGGCGGACAGTACCATGAGAGCGTACATGCAGCATTTTAGAAAGCGGGAGGCGGATGCGCCGTGA
- the proB gene encoding glutamate 5-kinase encodes MTDRIGKKRAKEPNRWSNRSNLQTDAKRWVIKIGSSLLTNDGQHLDTTAIRAWVQQILQLHQRGVEVVLVSSGSVSAGMQRLGWTDRPVSLKTRQAAASVGQSALIHTYEKMLQECAQPENDRLYCGQVLLTHDDLRTRRRYLNARSTLRTLLDMNVLPIINENDVVSYSAINLGDNDTLAALVSNLLDADILVILTDQAGLYDADPRSHPEATLLTEVGAGDPMLERIAGGGGSRVGTGGMLAKVRAAARAARSGTSTIIADGRGPEVLPRLQQGEAIGTFIHARLPKLAARKRWLAGHLRSHGVLHLDQGAAQAILEEGSSLLPVGVIAVEGTFRRGDLVLCKDPLGRDIARGLINLDAPVAARCCRKQSHELADDPEVLEDVLIHRDNLVINDLLL; translated from the coding sequence ATGACGGACCGCATCGGGAAAAAACGGGCAAAAGAACCTAACCGATGGTCAAATCGTTCAAATCTGCAAACGGATGCGAAGCGTTGGGTGATTAAAATTGGCAGCAGTCTGCTGACGAATGACGGCCAGCATCTGGACACCACCGCGATACGCGCCTGGGTGCAGCAAATTCTGCAGTTGCATCAGCGTGGTGTAGAAGTGGTACTGGTGTCCTCCGGATCAGTAAGCGCTGGAATGCAACGTCTGGGCTGGACAGATCGGCCGGTTTCACTCAAAACCCGACAAGCCGCGGCCAGCGTCGGTCAATCCGCTTTGATACATACCTATGAGAAGATGCTGCAGGAATGCGCGCAGCCCGAAAATGACCGTTTATACTGCGGTCAGGTGTTGTTGACCCACGATGATCTTCGTACCCGTCGGCGCTACCTGAATGCACGCTCCACGTTACGTACGCTGCTGGACATGAACGTGCTGCCCATCATCAACGAAAATGACGTGGTTTCTTACAGTGCGATCAATCTGGGCGACAACGATACCTTGGCGGCATTGGTGAGCAATCTGCTGGATGCCGATATCCTGGTCATTCTTACCGATCAGGCGGGACTGTATGACGCTGATCCGCGCAGTCATCCCGAAGCAACGCTCCTGACGGAGGTCGGTGCGGGTGATCCGATGCTGGAGCGCATTGCCGGGGGAGGAGGTTCCCGGGTGGGAACGGGCGGTATGCTGGCAAAGGTGCGTGCTGCTGCACGTGCCGCGCGTTCTGGTACGTCGACGATCATTGCAGATGGACGCGGTCCGGAAGTCTTGCCACGCTTGCAGCAGGGGGAAGCGATCGGCACCTTCATTCATGCCCGCTTACCTAAACTGGCTGCGCGCAAGCGCTGGCTGGCCGGGCATCTGCGCAGCCACGGAGTGCTGCATCTGGATCAGGGAGCGGCCCAGGCGATTCTGGAGGAGGGAAGCAGCTTACTGCCGGTGGGCGTTATCGCGGTAGAAGGCACATTCCGGCGGGGCGATTTGGTCCTTTGCAAAGATCCGTTGGGGCGGGACATCGCCCGCGGTTTGATCAATCTCGACGCGCCGGTCGCTGCCCGCTGCTGCCGGAAGCAGAGTCATGAACTGGCGGATGATCCTGAGGTGCTGGAAGATGTGTTGATTCATCGTGACAACTTGGTAATCAACGACTTGTTACTCTAA
- a CDS encoding mechanosensitive ion channel family protein, with protein sequence MRVIYRISIGPIDNGTPDNGRCSCSGYFLLGMLLAIWTVPLLAQASSLQLSTANATLQAIHRGLSQHADTRQLQNWQKSVTAIGHDADACMTEKNSNLSQTDKALGILGPAVAGEPENLTVLRQKLQNEQKTLSGELATCKIFAIASADLSQQIRKKRDALLAQMLLRHDHNIWQQAMALLSISATTWVDEQHFWLTWNEHPIFAQKGLQLSAGIGIFLFALLSFLRVPLAKAIHRTLDLSDAQRIFYHYAPLLGGVAAVAASSYITDTFSPLIALIFGTWGTYAAISMLLAWALRSSGIVGRHFSWEQQTLRSALRTLRFIALFSLFGLVWIGISPQDPLSAADRAFFVSAYHLVLLGAVLWLVWRTGVQKPFRAYPLPRMALLLALIGTAICTLSGYRNLSDYLFFGLLTSLLALSLGFLLSWGLAEFWMRAAQKSGLWQHFLRRRLRLKEDQQLPWITWFSTISYTAVWLGVAAFVLHAWGLTHTGFTLIWKYFITGFTIAGFHIQPFRWVIAAILLAILFNINALVQKYLSDNSRIISHMESGARHSVLSILRYTGFIIAVLIALSTAGVALGNLAIVAGALSVGIGFGLQNIVNNFVSGLILLLERPIRVGDWIQVGTTQGYVQKMSIRYTLILTFDRTEVFVPNSELISGQVTNWMYTNSVLRLMIPFSIAHDADIPLVKQLLVAEGQNHPDVLQDDPRGIPPTALLLDVSENALQFYLRVYLDDCNKSYNVQTDLRASVVESLLRHNVTLAHQQQDVHIIPDQTLPADENVAQPTRAH encoded by the coding sequence ATGCGCGTGATCTACCGGATAAGCATTGGGCCGATCGACAATGGCACGCCTGACAACGGGCGATGTTCATGTTCAGGCTATTTTCTGCTGGGGATGCTTCTTGCAATCTGGACGGTTCCGCTGCTGGCCCAGGCATCCAGCCTGCAGCTTTCGACGGCCAACGCAACGCTGCAGGCCATCCACCGCGGGCTGTCACAGCATGCCGATACGCGACAGCTTCAGAACTGGCAGAAAAGCGTAACCGCTATTGGCCATGATGCAGACGCCTGCATGACCGAAAAAAACAGCAATCTAAGCCAGACAGACAAGGCCCTGGGCATTCTTGGACCCGCCGTCGCCGGCGAACCGGAAAATCTGACGGTTTTGCGCCAGAAGCTGCAGAACGAGCAGAAAACACTCAGCGGAGAACTCGCCACCTGTAAGATTTTCGCCATTGCGAGCGCGGATCTGAGCCAACAGATCCGCAAAAAACGGGATGCGCTACTGGCCCAAATGCTGTTGCGCCATGATCACAATATCTGGCAGCAGGCCATGGCCCTTCTGTCTATTTCTGCCACCACCTGGGTGGACGAGCAGCATTTCTGGCTTACCTGGAATGAACATCCCATTTTTGCCCAGAAGGGCCTGCAACTCTCCGCAGGGATCGGCATCTTCCTGTTCGCCCTGCTGTCGTTTCTGCGGGTGCCTTTGGCCAAGGCCATACACCGCACGCTGGATTTGTCCGATGCGCAGCGTATTTTCTACCACTATGCGCCCTTGCTGGGAGGCGTCGCCGCAGTTGCCGCCTCAAGCTATATTACAGACACTTTTTCGCCCCTCATTGCCCTCATATTCGGCACCTGGGGCACCTATGCCGCTATCTCCATGCTGCTGGCATGGGCCCTGCGGTCGTCCGGCATCGTCGGTCGCCATTTTTCCTGGGAGCAGCAAACGCTGCGCTCCGCACTGCGAACCCTGCGGTTCATTGCCCTCTTCTCCCTGTTCGGGCTCGTGTGGATAGGCATTTCCCCTCAGGATCCCCTGTCAGCAGCAGACCGAGCCTTTTTCGTGTCCGCATACCATCTAGTCCTCCTCGGCGCGGTGTTATGGCTGGTCTGGCGAACTGGCGTGCAAAAACCTTTCCGAGCTTATCCGCTGCCCAGGATGGCCCTACTTCTGGCCTTGATCGGTACCGCCATATGTACGCTGTCCGGTTATCGCAACCTTTCCGATTATCTGTTCTTCGGCCTGCTGACGTCCCTGCTGGCCCTCAGCCTGGGGTTCCTGTTGTCCTGGGGGCTTGCCGAATTCTGGATGCGGGCGGCACAAAAATCCGGTCTCTGGCAACATTTCCTGCGCCGCCGCCTACGCCTGAAGGAAGATCAGCAGCTGCCGTGGATAACCTGGTTCAGCACAATCAGTTACACCGCCGTATGGTTGGGGGTTGCCGCCTTCGTCCTGCATGCCTGGGGCCTGACCCATACAGGATTTACATTGATCTGGAAATATTTTATTACCGGATTCACCATTGCCGGTTTTCACATCCAGCCCTTCCGCTGGGTGATCGCCGCGATACTGCTCGCCATCCTGTTCAACATCAACGCCCTGGTCCAGAAATACCTGTCTGATAACTCGCGGATTATCAGCCACATGGAAAGCGGAGCTCGCCACTCCGTATTATCCATCCTCCGTTATACTGGATTCATTATCGCGGTGTTGATTGCGCTCTCCACGGCCGGCGTCGCACTCGGTAACCTTGCCATCGTCGCCGGCGCCCTATCGGTAGGCATTGGCTTTGGCCTGCAAAATATCGTCAATAATTTTGTGTCTGGTCTGATTCTGCTATTGGAGCGTCCCATTCGTGTTGGTGACTGGATTCAGGTGGGTACCACTCAGGGATATGTGCAGAAGATGAGCATCCGTTATACCCTGATCCTTACTTTTGACCGCACTGAAGTCTTCGTTCCTAATTCTGAACTGATCTCTGGCCAGGTGACCAATTGGATGTACACAAATAGCGTGTTGCGCCTCATGATCCCCTTCAGCATTGCCCATGATGCCGATATTCCGCTGGTAAAGCAGTTGCTGGTAGCGGAAGGTCAAAATCATCCCGACGTCCTGCAAGATGATCCGCGCGGCATTCCGCCCACCGCGCTGTTGCTGGATGTCAGCGAAAATGCACTGCAATTCTATCTGCGGGTGTATCTGGACGACTGTAACAAGAGTTATAACGTGCAGACCGACCTGCGTGCTTCCGTGGTGGAAAGTCTGCTCCGCCATAACGTAACACTGGCACACCAGCAGCAGGACGTCCACATTATCCCCGACCAGACTTTACCTGCGGATGAGAACGTGGCTCAGCCAACAAGGGCGCATTAG
- a CDS encoding ferritin-like domain-containing protein, whose product MPADSVRPTWSLTDIPYATVEKEKIIGNADWFYLLAGASFVETLSDLYTRNLVEYYQENVGATIWLHQEWEMEEVQHGRALRQYVLFVWPDFDWERAYQGFVEAYAPYCRTELLGPTHALEMASRCVVETGTASFYTMIQAASPEPVLRQIAAHIRADEVRHYKYFYRIFRQYQAAEKNSRWRIGRELWKRVVEADQEDSYLAIKNAFEVKNPGEKFFVEDFAAFRKRIGGWIDRYYPFDMAIKMLLKPVALPPLLQRAALPLLSHGARRAILG is encoded by the coding sequence ATGCCCGCAGATAGCGTTCGTCCGACCTGGTCCCTGACCGACATTCCCTATGCCACCGTTGAAAAAGAAAAGATCATCGGCAACGCCGACTGGTTTTACCTGTTAGCCGGCGCCTCTTTTGTAGAAACGCTCTCCGATCTCTATACCCGCAACCTGGTGGAGTATTACCAGGAAAATGTCGGTGCCACCATTTGGTTGCACCAGGAGTGGGAGATGGAAGAGGTACAGCATGGGCGCGCGCTGCGCCAGTACGTGCTCTTTGTCTGGCCGGATTTCGACTGGGAACGTGCGTATCAGGGCTTCGTGGAAGCGTATGCGCCCTACTGCCGCACGGAGTTGCTCGGACCCACTCACGCGCTGGAGATGGCTTCGCGTTGTGTCGTCGAGACGGGTACAGCCAGCTTCTACACGATGATTCAGGCGGCGAGCCCGGAGCCGGTACTGCGCCAGATCGCCGCACATATCCGCGCTGACGAAGTTCGCCACTACAAATATTTTTATAGAATTTTCAGGCAATATCAGGCCGCCGAAAAAAATTCGCGCTGGCGTATCGGCCGCGAACTATGGAAACGAGTAGTGGAAGCAGACCAGGAAGACAGTTATCTGGCGATCAAAAATGCATTTGAAGTGAAAAATCCGGGAGAGAAGTTTTTCGTAGAGGACTTTGCCGCGTTCCGGAAACGCATAGGCGGCTGGATAGATCGCTATTACCCTTTCGATATGGCCATCAAGATGCTGCTCAAACCCGTCGCCTTGCCCCCCCTGCTGCAAAGGGCGGCACTCCCCCTGCTCAGCCACGGCGCACGCCGCGCCATACTCGGCTGA
- a CDS encoding L-threonylcarbamoyladenylate synthase, with amino-acid sequence MALCVELHPVNPQPRLLAQAAEVLRGGGLLVYPTDTCYALGCTVAARESQDRLRRIRQLDLQHDLSLLFSSISQLTDYAQLDDRAYALLRRILPGPYTFILPATRDVPRRLADPKKRSIGVRIPASPLCEGLIAELGEPLMSSTLQLPGASAPLTDPDEICKTMGNQVDMVLLSGLGGVRCSTVVDLLQWPPRLLREGAGDPAALGLGAVV; translated from the coding sequence ATGGCGTTGTGTGTGGAGTTGCATCCCGTGAACCCGCAACCGCGATTGCTGGCGCAAGCGGCTGAAGTGTTGCGCGGCGGGGGCTTGCTGGTTTATCCAACAGATACTTGCTATGCCTTGGGCTGTACGGTGGCGGCACGGGAATCCCAGGACCGGCTGCGGCGCATCCGGCAACTGGATTTGCAGCATGACCTTTCGCTACTGTTTTCCAGTATTTCTCAGTTGACCGACTATGCCCAACTGGACGATCGCGCCTACGCACTGCTGCGGAGAATCCTGCCCGGACCTTATACCTTCATCCTGCCGGCGACCCGGGATGTGCCGCGTCGCCTCGCCGACCCGAAAAAGCGCAGTATCGGTGTACGCATACCCGCCAGCCCCCTCTGTGAGGGGCTGATTGCGGAGTTGGGAGAACCCTTGATGAGCTCCACCCTGCAGCTCCCCGGTGCATCTGCACCGCTGACGGATCCCGATGAAATCTGTAAAACGATGGGCAATCAGGTGGATATGGTGCTGCTGTCCGGCCTTGGCGGGGTGCGCTGTTCAACGGTGGTGGATTTGCTGCAGTGGCCACCCCGGTTACTTCGCGAAGGTGCCGGTGATCCGGCCGCGCTGGGTCTGGGTGCTGTCGTTTGA
- a CDS encoding site-2 protease family protein, protein MSDAAQFIKTLAIWAIPVLFAITVHEVAHGWIAWKRGDPTAMLMGRLTLNPIKHIDPFGTILLPGILLLFHSPFLFGYAKPVPVNFGGLKDPKRDMVLVAIAGPAANLLMAFLWTLVLWLGGHLPGALAYLDEPMQLMGKAGILINVILIIFNLIPIPPLDGGRVAVGLLPPSASIALSRIEPYGFIILIVLLFTGVLWSVLGPLFLMMSNFFLTMGGW, encoded by the coding sequence ATGTCTGATGCCGCGCAATTTATCAAAACCTTGGCCATTTGGGCCATTCCTGTACTGTTCGCCATTACCGTGCATGAGGTGGCCCATGGCTGGATCGCCTGGAAGCGGGGCGACCCGACGGCCATGCTCATGGGGCGGCTAACCCTGAACCCCATTAAACACATCGATCCCTTCGGAACGATCCTTCTGCCGGGCATACTGCTCCTGTTTCATTCGCCCTTTCTCTTCGGCTATGCCAAACCGGTGCCGGTCAATTTTGGCGGTCTGAAAGACCCCAAGCGCGATATGGTGCTCGTCGCTATCGCCGGGCCGGCCGCCAACCTGCTGATGGCCTTCCTCTGGACGTTGGTGCTGTGGCTCGGCGGGCATCTTCCCGGTGCCCTGGCCTATCTGGATGAACCCATGCAGTTGATGGGCAAAGCGGGCATCCTGATCAACGTGATCCTGATCATTTTCAATCTGATTCCTATCCCGCCGCTGGACGGCGGTCGGGTGGCTGTGGGGCTTTTGCCGCCGTCCGCCAGCATTGCCCTGAGCCGGATTGAACCTTACGGATTCATCATCCTGATCGTGCTGCTGTTCACCGGCGTGCTCTGGTCTGTGCTGGGTCCCCTTTTTCTGATGATGAGCAACTTTTTTCTGACGATGGGTGGTTGGTGA
- a CDS encoding tryptophan--tRNA ligase, whose product MREIIVSGMRPTGRLHLGHYHGVLKNWLRLQDEAECYFFVADWHALTTHYETTHGISDAVWDLLIEWLAVGVDPDKAVLFIQSHVPEHAELALLLGMLTPLSWLERVPTFKDQQEKLRERDLATFGFLGYPLLMTADILVYDAHKVPVGADQVAHLEISRELARRFNSFYGRSADAAAQVEKSLQIMGKRAAKTFLSLQQRFQQDGDALAVSEAVVFLGAQAGLSTEMREQLLAHLEGKGREILREPQALLTAASKMPGLDGQKMSKSYGNTILLREAPEVVQKKIRTMPTDPARVARTDPGTPEKCPVWALHQVYSGPETQAWVRNGCTTAGIGCLDCKQPVIEAVLAEQAPIRERAEYWAARPEQLTEIAHAGAQRARQRAAQTLERVRAAMGLAHERHDC is encoded by the coding sequence ATGAGAGAAATCATCGTTTCCGGCATGCGTCCGACGGGCCGCCTGCATCTGGGCCATTATCATGGCGTACTGAAAAACTGGCTGCGTCTGCAGGATGAAGCGGAGTGCTATTTCTTCGTCGCCGACTGGCATGCGCTGACCACCCATTACGAGACGACCCACGGGATCAGTGATGCGGTTTGGGATCTGCTCATTGAATGGCTGGCCGTGGGTGTGGACCCGGACAAAGCCGTGCTCTTTATCCAGTCCCATGTGCCAGAGCATGCCGAACTTGCGCTACTGCTGGGAATGCTGACGCCGCTGTCGTGGCTGGAGCGTGTCCCGACCTTCAAAGATCAGCAGGAAAAATTGCGCGAACGTGATCTTGCCACCTTCGGTTTTCTGGGCTACCCGCTGTTGATGACGGCAGACATTCTGGTTTATGACGCTCACAAGGTACCTGTGGGCGCCGATCAGGTCGCGCATCTGGAGATCAGCCGGGAGTTGGCGCGGCGTTTCAACAGTTTTTACGGGCGCAGTGCGGACGCTGCGGCTCAGGTGGAAAAGAGTCTGCAGATCATGGGCAAGCGTGCTGCGAAGACTTTCTTGTCCTTACAGCAGCGCTTCCAGCAGGATGGCGATGCGCTGGCAGTGAGCGAGGCAGTGGTATTCCTGGGGGCGCAGGCGGGACTGAGCACTGAGATGCGCGAGCAACTCCTGGCCCATCTGGAAGGCAAAGGCCGCGAAATCCTACGCGAACCACAGGCGCTTTTGACGGCGGCCTCCAAAATGCCGGGGCTTGACGGGCAGAAGATGAGCAAGTCCTATGGGAATACCATCCTGTTACGCGAAGCGCCTGAGGTGGTTCAGAAAAAAATCCGTACCATGCCCACCGATCCGGCGCGGGTGGCACGCACGGATCCTGGCACGCCGGAAAAGTGCCCGGTCTGGGCCTTGCATCAGGTATATTCCGGGCCTGAGACGCAGGCATGGGTCCGCAACGGCTGTACGACGGCGGGTATCGGCTGCCTGGATTGTAAACAGCCGGTAATCGAAGCCGTGCTCGCCGAACAGGCCCCGATCCGTGAACGCGCGGAGTACTGGGCCGCACGTCCAGAACAACTCACGGAAATCGCTCATGCGGGCGCTCAGCGTGCCCGCCAGCGTGCCGCACAGACGCTGGAGCGGGTCCGTGCAGCCATGGGACTGGCCCATGAGCGGCACGACTGCTGA